The following proteins are encoded in a genomic region of Pseudomonas sp. Os17:
- a CDS encoding fimbrial biogenesis chaperone — protein MHLLLRGLQATRYLTLAGLLSGVPAVQAASSVLIWPIDPVLEADQQASALWLENRGTETANLQIRVFAWSQSGFADQYQNQREVIGSPPLAKIEPGQKQLVRLTRTRDVPPGQELAYRIIIDEIPSAQPITPQDGAKSAAAIRFQMRYSVPLFAYGAGLWSKEDTTRQRDPKGAGVPDLSWRKVAVDGKTFLELRNQGAVHARLTDVGFRQGTQTRPLAPGLLGYVLPGAVMRWPLTEPLAADATLQLRINGASQVQALAPAR, from the coding sequence ATGCATTTACTTTTGCGGGGCCTGCAGGCCACCCGTTACTTGACACTGGCCGGGCTGCTGTCCGGTGTGCCCGCGGTACAGGCCGCCAGCTCGGTGCTGATCTGGCCGATCGATCCGGTGCTGGAGGCGGATCAGCAGGCCAGCGCCCTATGGCTGGAAAACCGCGGCACCGAGACTGCCAACCTGCAGATCCGGGTCTTTGCCTGGAGTCAGAGCGGCTTTGCCGATCAGTACCAGAATCAGCGCGAGGTCATCGGCAGCCCGCCGCTGGCGAAGATCGAGCCCGGGCAGAAGCAACTGGTGCGCCTGACCCGCACCCGCGACGTACCGCCGGGGCAGGAGCTGGCGTACCGGATCATCATCGACGAGATTCCCTCGGCCCAACCCATCACCCCCCAGGACGGTGCCAAGAGCGCTGCGGCGATTCGTTTCCAGATGCGCTACTCGGTGCCGCTGTTCGCCTATGGCGCAGGACTCTGGAGCAAGGAAGACACCACCCGCCAGCGCGATCCCAAGGGCGCCGGCGTACCCGACCTGAGCTGGCGCAAGGTGGCGGTGGACGGCAAGACGTTCCTCGAATTGCGCAATCAGGGCGCGGTGCATGCGCGCCTGACCGATGTCGGGTTCAGACAGGGGACACAGACCCGGCCGCTGGCGCCGGGCCTGCTGGGCTATGTCTTGCCCGGCGCGGTGATGCGCTGGCCGCTGACGGAGCCCCTGGCGGCCGACGCGACCCTGCAGCTGCGGATCAACGGTGCGTCGCAGGTACAGGCTCTGGCGCCTGCTCGCTGA
- a CDS encoding Csu type fimbrial protein, producing the protein MARPGCALLALICAGAWPVWTSAATSQSFQVSATITAGCLVVGGVSNYGSLAFGSQSALSTSTVRVALSAGVQLQCTPGVTLNMTVDGGQYNSSGRHMRISSGSSLVAYELFRDAGYSQSLGIGQSVAVAYSDANNISLPIYGQVQLPGNQPGGTYSDVLQVQLSW; encoded by the coding sequence ATGGCCCGCCCCGGATGTGCGCTGCTGGCCCTGATCTGTGCCGGTGCCTGGCCGGTGTGGACCAGTGCCGCCACCAGCCAGAGCTTCCAGGTCAGCGCCACCATCACCGCCGGCTGCCTGGTGGTGGGTGGTGTCAGCAACTACGGCAGTCTGGCGTTCGGCAGCCAGTCGGCGTTGTCCACTAGCACGGTCAGGGTGGCGCTGAGCGCTGGCGTGCAGTTGCAGTGCACCCCGGGGGTGACCCTGAACATGACGGTGGACGGCGGCCAGTACAACAGCAGCGGGCGGCACATGCGGATCAGCAGCGGCAGTTCCCTGGTCGCCTATGAGCTGTTCCGCGATGCGGGGTACAGCCAGAGCCTGGGGATCGGCCAGAGCGTGGCCGTGGCGTATAGCGATGCCAATAACATCAGCCTGCCTATCTACGGGCAGGTGCAGTTGCCGGGCAATCAGCCTGGGGGGACGTACAGCGACGTGCTGCAGGTGCAGCTGTCGTGGTGA
- a CDS encoding fimbria/pilus outer membrane usher protein has product MSRDPARRFWRLQGLLAGLWGVMLSGPLQAGELPPPPSSLESMADAQLFLELVINRMNTGKVVAVEQRAGRLFMPLQTLQEAGIKLPQGLGSEVDLESLPQLHSDYDSQGQRLLLDVPPDWLPEQFIGSRQAYPRTPALSSFGALLNYDLYLNDTDDGGTYLAAWNEVRLFDTWGTLSNTGQYRRTLSGVESASLNNGYRRYDTTWRFSDEERLLTYEAGDVVSSALPWSSSVRLGGVQLSRDFAVRPDLVTYPLPQFAGEAAVPSSLDLFINGYKASSSELQPGPYTLTNIPFINGAGEAVVVTTDALGRQVSTTVPFYVTSTLLHQGLTDFSLAAGNLRRDYSLRDFGYGPGVASGSLRHGLSDSLTLEAHAEAADSLTLGGLGGNLRLGQFGVLNTALSQSRFDGSGGQQFSFGYQYNNQRFSLAYQRMQRRDQYADLSLLDSPYTRLSQRSEQLTLSLNLERYGSLGAGYFDVLAADSSRTRLLNLTWSKPLWHNSSFYLSANREIGDSQWAMQAQLVIPFDLHGSLSLSNERSKTGENRQRVNFSRSVPLDGGVGYNLGYATGDGADYRQADATWRLQSVRLQAGVYGTREAETRWADASGSLVWMDRQVFAANQIDDAFVVVSTGGYPDIPVRYENQLVGRTDASGHLLVPWSSAYYRGKYEIDPLNLPANVQSPNVEQRVAVRRGSGYLLEFPLARVIAASVVLVDAQQRELPLGSSVTHQPSGARAVVGWDGLVYLENLAQHNSLEVGLADGQRCHAQFDMDLQQQQVPLIGPLVCQ; this is encoded by the coding sequence ATGAGCCGGGATCCGGCTCGTCGTTTCTGGCGCTTGCAAGGGCTGCTGGCCGGTCTGTGGGGCGTGATGCTGAGTGGTCCGCTCCAGGCCGGCGAGTTACCGCCGCCGCCCAGCAGCCTGGAGTCGATGGCCGATGCGCAGTTGTTTCTGGAGTTGGTGATCAATCGGATGAACACGGGCAAGGTGGTGGCGGTGGAGCAGCGCGCCGGACGACTGTTCATGCCGCTGCAGACGCTGCAGGAGGCCGGGATCAAGCTGCCGCAGGGGCTGGGCAGCGAGGTGGATCTGGAGAGCCTGCCGCAGCTGCACAGCGATTACGACAGCCAGGGCCAGCGCTTGCTGCTGGATGTGCCGCCGGACTGGCTGCCGGAGCAGTTCATCGGCAGTCGCCAGGCCTATCCGCGCACCCCGGCGCTGAGCAGTTTCGGCGCACTGCTCAACTATGACCTGTACCTCAATGACACCGACGACGGCGGCACGTACCTGGCGGCCTGGAACGAAGTGCGGCTGTTCGACACCTGGGGCACCTTGTCCAATACCGGGCAGTACCGGCGGACCCTGTCCGGGGTTGAGAGCGCTTCGCTGAACAATGGCTATCGGCGCTACGACACCACTTGGCGTTTTTCCGATGAGGAGCGCCTGCTGACCTACGAGGCGGGTGATGTGGTGAGCAGCGCCTTGCCCTGGAGCAGTTCGGTGCGCCTGGGCGGGGTCCAGCTGTCGCGGGACTTTGCCGTGCGTCCGGACCTGGTGACCTATCCCTTGCCGCAGTTTGCCGGGGAAGCGGCGGTGCCGTCCTCGCTGGACCTGTTCATCAACGGCTACAAGGCCAGCAGCAGCGAGTTGCAACCCGGTCCCTATACCCTGACCAACATTCCCTTCATCAACGGCGCGGGAGAGGCGGTGGTGGTGACCACCGATGCCCTGGGACGGCAGGTGTCGACCACGGTGCCGTTCTACGTCACTAGCACCTTGCTGCACCAGGGCCTGACGGATTTCTCGCTGGCCGCAGGCAACCTGCGTCGCGACTACAGCTTGCGTGATTTCGGCTATGGCCCGGGCGTCGCTTCCGGCAGCCTGCGCCATGGCCTGAGCGACAGCCTGACCCTTGAGGCCCATGCCGAAGCCGCGGACTCCCTGACGCTGGGTGGATTGGGCGGCAACCTGCGCCTGGGGCAGTTCGGCGTGCTCAATACCGCGCTCAGCCAGAGCCGCTTCGACGGCAGTGGCGGCCAGCAGTTCAGCTTCGGCTACCAGTACAACAACCAGCGTTTCAGCCTGGCCTACCAGCGCATGCAGCGTCGCGACCAGTACGCCGACCTGAGTCTGCTCGACAGCCCCTACACCCGCCTCAGCCAGCGCAGCGAGCAACTGACCCTGAGCCTCAATCTGGAGCGTTACGGCAGCCTGGGGGCCGGTTATTTTGATGTGCTGGCCGCCGATTCGAGCCGCACCCGCTTGCTCAATCTGACCTGGAGCAAACCGCTGTGGCACAACAGCAGTTTCTACCTGTCGGCCAACCGGGAAATCGGCGACAGCCAGTGGGCCATGCAGGCACAACTGGTGATTCCCTTCGATCTGCACGGCAGCCTGAGCCTGAGCAACGAGCGCAGCAAGACCGGGGAAAACCGCCAGCGGGTCAATTTCAGTCGCTCGGTGCCGCTTGACGGCGGTGTTGGTTACAACCTGGGGTATGCCACCGGCGACGGCGCCGATTATCGGCAGGCGGATGCCACCTGGCGCCTGCAGTCGGTGCGCCTGCAAGCCGGGGTCTACGGCACCCGCGAAGCCGAGACTCGCTGGGCCGATGCCAGTGGTTCGCTGGTGTGGATGGACCGTCAGGTGTTCGCCGCCAACCAGATCGACGACGCCTTCGTGGTGGTCAGTACCGGCGGCTACCCGGACATACCGGTGCGCTATGAAAACCAGTTGGTGGGCCGGACCGACGCCAGCGGCCACCTGCTGGTGCCCTGGAGCAGCGCCTATTACCGGGGCAAGTACGAGATCGATCCGCTGAACCTGCCGGCCAACGTGCAGAGTCCGAATGTCGAGCAGCGGGTGGCGGTACGCCGGGGCAGCGGCTATCTGCTGGAATTTCCCCTGGCCCGGGTGATCGCCGCCAGCGTGGTGCTGGTGGATGCCCAGCAACGGGAGTTGCCTCTGGGGAGCAGCGTGACGCACCAGCCGAGCGGGGCCCGGGCGGTGGTCGGCTGGGATGGGCTGGTGTATCTGGAGAACCTTGCGCAACACAACAGCCTGGAAGTCGGCCTGGCCGATGGCCAGCGCTGTCATGCGCAGTTCGACATGGATCTGCAACAGCAGCAGGTGCCGCTGATCGGCCCGCTGGTCTGTCAGTAA